One window of the Sparus aurata chromosome 17, fSpaAur1.1, whole genome shotgun sequence genome contains the following:
- the LOC115567473 gene encoding uncharacterized protein LOC115567473, which produces MLTRLPSLPPMKSWINCKNCNRWIHFHCAGVIGVWTERDFDCGCNKAPQTNVKSRLDSTEVDSMLTDQEIRDVDQNLRDGKLLSNRLFLHENKGFDPVLQMMYANSNTLLDERKTAQMMKRLQTILSVPGTEIEQHMYLEEVMLPEVTIQWLRQTFSLWRHEAEALLIKQEDAQSGQQQQASSSPTGQPDIEKKDKVDIRLAHILLAAQWCRRNVFRGKVTEPEILQMDSEEQRRAMEDLKNDEENVSSTHQLFIFNFEYQSDFEMFCGEFVDKGYRVDASFEEGD; this is translated from the exons ATGTTGACGAGgct GCCTTCCCTCCCACCAATGAAGAGTTGGATAAACTGTAAAAACTGCAACAGATGGATTCATTTCCATTGCGCTGGAGTAATAGGAGTGTGGACTGAAAGAGACTTCGATTGTGGCTGCAATAAAGCACCCCAAACAAATGT TAAGTCAAGACTGGACTCAACAGAGGTGGACAGCATGTTGACCGACCAAGAAATACGG GATGTGGATCAAAATCTAAGAGATGGCAAGCTTCTGTCCAACAGACTATTTCTTCATGAAAACAAGGGGTTTGATCCAGTGCTCCAGATGATGTATGCCAACAGCAACACATTGTTGGATGAAAGAAAG ACTGCACAGATGATGAAAAGGCTACAGACCATCCTGTCTGTACCAGGAACAGAAATCGAGCAGCACATGTACCTGGAAGAAGTAATGCTGCCAGAG GTAACAATTCAGTGGCTGAGGCAAACTTTCAGCCTTTGGCGACATGAGGCAGAAGCTCTCCTGATCAAACAGGAAGATGCCCAAAG tggacaacaacaacaggcaaGCAGCAGCCCCACAGGCCAACCTGACATTGAAAAG AAAGACAAAGTCGACATACGACTCGCACACATTTTGTTGGCAGCCCAGTGGTGCCGACGAAACGTCTTCAGGGGAAAAGTCACTGAGCCTGAGATATTGCAAATGGACAGTGAAGAGCAGCGCAGAGCCATGGAAGACCTAAAAAACGATGAAGAAAATGTCAGCTCAACGCATCAACTTTTCATATTCAATTTTGAGTACCAGAGCGACTTTGAGATGTTTTGTGGGGAGTTTGTCGACAAGGGCTACAGGGTGGATGCATCTTTTGAGGAGGGTGATtag
- the LOC115567467 gene encoding formin-like protein 20 isoform X4, translating into MTESTNEVEEKLKQATYEIARTKLVEYEQNTDVPTVDESDCAENMGRGKRKKRRVILSSEDEDDDDWSSSPIRPTPPPSPSTLRSSSPPPPSTFMSVLTPPSTLRSVLTPPPPPSTLRSVLTPPPPPSTLRSVLTPPLPPSTLRSVLTPPLPPPTLKSSPPPPPCTRHTPPPPLGNLRWPNGSTHHQLTTSPPETPRTQIRDSMFVRISTLLEEMKETQRIQGRMLQTLLQQRGNIGTTASSTPEGFPLTDSKGCRNHGRKAGKPKLHV; encoded by the exons ATGACGGAGTCAACAAATGAAGTAGAAGAAAAGCTAAAACAAG CAACGTATGAGATTGCCCGAACAAAATTAGTTGAGTATGAACAGAACACAGACGTACCGACTGTCGACGAGTCCGATTGTGCAGAGAACATGGGAAGGGGGAAGCGCAAAAAGAG GCGAGTGATTTTATCcagtgaggatgaggatgatgacgaTTGGTCCAGCAGTCCTATCAGGCCTACACCTCCACCATCTCCTTCCACCCTCAGGTCATCATCTCCACCGCCTCCATCCACCTTCATGTCTGTGCTGACACCTCCATCCACACTCAGGTCTGTGCTGACACCTCCACCGCCTCCATCCACCCTCAGGTCTGTGCTGACACCTCCACCGCCTCCATCCACACTCAGGTCTGTGCTGACACCTCCACTGCCTCCATCCACACTCAGGTCTGTGCTGACACCTCCACTGCCTCCTCCCACCCTCAAGTCATCACCTCCACCGCCTCCATGTACCAGGCatacacctccaccacctctggGTAACCTTAGATGGCCCAATGGCTCAACCCATCACCAACTCACCACCTCACCACCAGAAACCCCTCGAACACAAATCAGGGACAGCATGTTTGTTCGCATCTCAACACTCCTTGAGGAGATGAAAGAGACCCAAAGAATCCAAGGGAGAATGCTACAAACACTTCTACAACAGCGCGGCAACATTGGCACCACCGCCTCTTCCACACCAGAGGGTTTCCCCCTAACAGACAGTAAGGGATGTAGAAATCATGGAAGAAAAGCTGGCAAACCCAAGCTTCATGTCTGA